A genomic segment from Gadus morhua chromosome 4, gadMor3.0, whole genome shotgun sequence encodes:
- the LOC115543090 gene encoding zinc finger protein RFP-like yields MVDRFGTSVRVKEQPCVEPAEVPCDFCTGTQLKAVKSCLVCLISYCQTHLEPHQRVAVLKKHRLVEPMDRLEDRMCKTHDRLLELFCQTEQVCVCQSCTETDHKSHPVVPLKEEYEVKTAQLGKIEIEVPQMIQERKCKIKAIKDTLEINKKDADREIADGGKVLTALICCVEKCRDDFNQTVKEKLKSTEKQAEDLIKELEQEIEDLTNRSSEVNQLSHTEDHLHFLEAFRSLKDPPPTRDWTTVEVRPPSYVGTLRRSLDQLEETLNMEMKKLRDAELKRVQQYEVDVTLDPDTAHPQLILSEDGKQVHHGGVAKALPDNPKRFTKNICVLTRQSFSGKFYFEVQVKGKTAGCVGVARESINRKDRIIVIPENGLWTLYYNKDWLLFRDDPSVRLPLRAELQKVGVFVDYDEGLVSFYDVEARVHIYSATGCSFTETLYPLLYPGLCDYEGINSAPLIISPVNQTD; encoded by the coding sequence ATGGTTGATCGATTTGGAACGTCCGTACGAGtgaaagagcagccttgtgttgaaccagcagaagttccctgtgacttctgtactgggacccagctgaaggccgtgaagtcctgcctagtgtgtcttatctcttactgccaaacccacctggagccacatcagagagtcgcagtcctgaagaaacatcggctggtcgagcctatggaccgtctggaagacaggatgtgtaagacacacgaccgacttctggagctcttctgtcagactgaacaggtgtgtgtgtgtcagtcctgcacagagacagaccacaagtcccatcctgttgtacctctaaaggaggaatatgaagtgaagacggcccagctggggaaaaTTGAGATTGAAGTTCcacagatgatccaggagagaaaatgTAAGATTAAGGCGATCAAAGACACACTTGAAATTAACAAgaaagacgcagacagagagattgccGATGGTGGGAAGGTCCTCACTGCTTTGATATgctgtgttgaaaagtgccgggatgatttcaaccaaacggttaaagagaaactgaaatccacagagaaacaagctgaagaccttatcaaagagctggagcaggaaatagaagatcttaccaatagaagctcagaggtgaatcagctctcacacactgaagaccacctccacttcctcgaggccttcagatccctcaaggatcctccacccaccagggactggaccacggtggaggtccgtcctccgtcatacgtagggaccttgaggagatccctggatcagctggaggagacactgaacatggagatgaagaagctgcgtgatgctgaactgaagagggtccagcagtatgaagtagatgtgactctggatcctgatactgCTCATCCCCAGCTCATcctctctgaggatgggaaacaagtacatcatGGAGGTGTAGCGAAGGCCCTCCCAGACAACCCAAAGAGATTTACAAAAAACATatgtgttctcacgaggcagagcttctcagggaaattttactttgaggtccaggttaaaggcAAAACTGCGGGGTGtgtaggagtggccagagagtccatcaaccGAAAAGATCGGATCATAGTGATCCCTGAGAATGGTTTATGGACTCTTTACTATAACAAAGATTGGTTGTTATTTAGAGATGACccttctgtccgtctccctctgagagctgagctccagaaggtgggggtgtttgttgattatgatgagggtctggtctccttctatgatgtggaagccagggttcatatctactctgctactggctgcagctTTACTGAGACTCTCTATCCACTCCTCTATCCAGGTCTCTGTGATTACGAAGGTataaactctgcccccctgatcatctcacctgtcaatcaaacagactag
- the LOC115543083 gene encoding uncharacterized protein LOC115543083 isoform X1: MLTHPRRTAELCYRSTMGSSRLICSFIGVLIHLRESPGCSAASSIAVPLRGAAVQSSTASGWTAGRAIDGSCSSGTDSCTHTSEMDNPWWRLQLDGVYRVSVIEITNRNVARDRLDGVEIHIGNSLVNNGNDNPRCAIIHDVPDSLTQTVHCWGMEGMYVNFYKPFNTTALTLCEVKVYGELAPPSISTPGVGMNVTLVGKRLCWSDALFYCRDYHWDLLTLRGPAEQEIVDDLVARAPFTLTSHLWVGLRRSILGSSWFWMSGDPMDFTQWDEASQEPSPCGGVSSTERSTWRQRFCGEHLNFICFTGPTGGKKVRFFSTTRVKPTCKN, from the exons ATGCTCACACATCCCAGGAGGACGGCGGAGCTCTGCTA TAGGTCTACCATGGGGTCCAGTCGTCTCATCTGCAGTTTCATCG GTGTTCTCATCCACCTGCGGGAGTCACCAGGATGTTCAG CTGCATCCAGCATTGCCGTGCCGCTGAGAGGCGCGGCCGTTCAGTCTTCCACCGCTTCGGGCTGGACCGCTGGACGGGCCATCGATGGGAGCTGCAGCTCTGGGACGGACAGCTGCACTCACACCTCGGAGATGGACAATCCGTGGTGGAGGCTCCAGCTGGACGGTGTGTACAGGGTGTCCGTGATCGAGATCACTAATAGAAACGTAGCAAGGGATCGGCTCGACGGCGTGGAAATACACATCGGCAATTCACTGGTCAACAACGGCAACGACAACCCGAG gtgTGCCATCATCCACGATGTCCCCGACAGCTTGACTCAGACTGTCCATTGCTGGGGAATGGAAGGAATGTATGTCAACTTCTACAAGCCCTTCAACACTACAGCCTTGACGTTGTGCGAGGTCAAAGTGTACGGAG AGTTGgctcccccctccatcagcaCTCCGGGGGTGGGGATGAACGTCACCCTGGTGGGGAAGCGGCTGTGCTGGTCAGACGCCCTGTTCTACTGCAGAGACTATCACTGGGACCTGCTGACTCTCAGGGGCCCGGCGGAGCAGGAGATAGTCGACGATCTGGTGGCTCGCGCCCCCTTCACACTGACCAGCCATCTCTGGGTGGGCCTGCGCAG GTCTATTCTAGGAAGCTCTTGGTTTTGGATGTCCGGTGACCCAATGGACTTCACCCAGTGGGACGAGGCCTCACAGGAGCCCAGCCCATGTGGGGGCGTTTCCAGCACAGAACGTTCCACATGGAGGCAACGCTTTTGTGGGGAACATCTCAACTTCATCTGTTTCACAG GTCCGACAGGAGGGAAAAAGGTGCGCTTCTTTAGTACAACAAGAGTGAAACCAACTTGTAAAAACTAG
- the LOC115543083 gene encoding uncharacterized protein LOC115543083 isoform X2 translates to MGSSRLICSFIGVLIHLRESPGCSAASSIAVPLRGAAVQSSTASGWTAGRAIDGSCSSGTDSCTHTSEMDNPWWRLQLDGVYRVSVIEITNRNVARDRLDGVEIHIGNSLVNNGNDNPRCAIIHDVPDSLTQTVHCWGMEGMYVNFYKPFNTTALTLCEVKVYGELAPPSISTPGVGMNVTLVGKRLCWSDALFYCRDYHWDLLTLRGPAEQEIVDDLVARAPFTLTSHLWVGLRRSILGSSWFWMSGDPMDFTQWDEASQEPSPCGGVSSTERSTWRQRFCGEHLNFICFTGPTGGKKVRFFSTTRVKPTCKN, encoded by the exons ATGGGGTCCAGTCGTCTCATCTGCAGTTTCATCG GTGTTCTCATCCACCTGCGGGAGTCACCAGGATGTTCAG CTGCATCCAGCATTGCCGTGCCGCTGAGAGGCGCGGCCGTTCAGTCTTCCACCGCTTCGGGCTGGACCGCTGGACGGGCCATCGATGGGAGCTGCAGCTCTGGGACGGACAGCTGCACTCACACCTCGGAGATGGACAATCCGTGGTGGAGGCTCCAGCTGGACGGTGTGTACAGGGTGTCCGTGATCGAGATCACTAATAGAAACGTAGCAAGGGATCGGCTCGACGGCGTGGAAATACACATCGGCAATTCACTGGTCAACAACGGCAACGACAACCCGAG gtgTGCCATCATCCACGATGTCCCCGACAGCTTGACTCAGACTGTCCATTGCTGGGGAATGGAAGGAATGTATGTCAACTTCTACAAGCCCTTCAACACTACAGCCTTGACGTTGTGCGAGGTCAAAGTGTACGGAG AGTTGgctcccccctccatcagcaCTCCGGGGGTGGGGATGAACGTCACCCTGGTGGGGAAGCGGCTGTGCTGGTCAGACGCCCTGTTCTACTGCAGAGACTATCACTGGGACCTGCTGACTCTCAGGGGCCCGGCGGAGCAGGAGATAGTCGACGATCTGGTGGCTCGCGCCCCCTTCACACTGACCAGCCATCTCTGGGTGGGCCTGCGCAG GTCTATTCTAGGAAGCTCTTGGTTTTGGATGTCCGGTGACCCAATGGACTTCACCCAGTGGGACGAGGCCTCACAGGAGCCCAGCCCATGTGGGGGCGTTTCCAGCACAGAACGTTCCACATGGAGGCAACGCTTTTGTGGGGAACATCTCAACTTCATCTGTTTCACAG GTCCGACAGGAGGGAAAAAGGTGCGCTTCTTTAGTACAACAAGAGTGAAACCAACTTGTAAAAACTAG